A genomic region of Papaver somniferum cultivar HN1 chromosome 7, ASM357369v1, whole genome shotgun sequence contains the following coding sequences:
- the LOC113299964 gene encoding AIG2-like protein D, with amino-acid sequence MATSASSPSVISSNHHQNLRSVFVYGSLLADDVVKALLNRVPQNSAAILDNFKRFSIKGRVYPAIRPVENTKVTGRVLLDITDSELDILDIFEDEEYERSTVDVSLIDTSKKVRSYTYVWVNKNDPNLYGEWNFEEWEQLHKNGFLKMTSGFVEELEGPESKPRVATYESFYQNAKD; translated from the exons ATGGCAACATCGGCATCATCACCATCTGTAATTTCTtctaatcatcatcaaaatcttCGTAGCGTATTTGTTTATGGAAGTTTGCTAGCAGATGATGTTGTGAAAGCTTTATTGAATCGTGTCCCTCAGAATTCTGCTGCCATCCTTGACAACTT TAAAAGGTTCAGCATAAAAGGACGTGTTTATCCCGCAATTCGGCCAGTAGAGAACACAAAAGTCACTGGGAGG GTTCTCTTGGATATCACAGATTCTGAGTTGGACATTTTAGATATATTTGAGGACGAAGAATATGAGAGAAGCACTGTTGATGTTTCTCTGATA GATACTTCAAAGAAGGTGCGATCCTACACTTACGTTTGGGTTAACAAAAATGACCCAAACTTGTATGGAGAATGGAATTTTGAG GAATGGGAGCAATTACACAAGAATGGTTTTCTTAAGATGACATCCGGTTTCGTGGAGGAGTTGGAAGGTCCGGAATCAAAGCCAAGAGTCGCTACTTACGAATCTTTCTATCAGAATGCCAAGGACTAG